Within the Mustela lutreola isolate mMusLut2 chromosome 2, mMusLut2.pri, whole genome shotgun sequence genome, the region GGCTTCAGGGCTGCGGGGTCACTGATGGGGTTGTCGCAGAGACTCAGCGGGCTCAGGCCAGGTGTCTGTTCTGCCAGCACTTCGGGCCCACGCTGAGGCAAGTACCACTCGGCACCTGCTGTGGGACCAGCTGGGCCATCAGGGAACCTTGGGGCTTTAGCCCCGTGAGCTCTCCTTTTCCCAGTTGGAAGCTTTGGAGCCAGGACTTTGTGACCCTGGGGAAGACACAACCTCCCTGCACCTCACTTTGCTAGTCCTTAAGATGGGTGTCAGGATGCTTCTTACCCTCTGGAGTCCTTGTGAAGATTCGAacagggactggggagggaggacGGGGCTTGGGAAATGTTTGTGATTCACATCCCTATGGCTACCAAACCCATGGCTGCCTAGGACCCCCAACGGAGAAccgggaagggagggaggtggggtcaAGGGGCCCATTTTACAGCTAGAGAAGGTGAGGCTTGGAGGGTAAGATGACGGAGGCAGGCCCAGTTCAGTTCCCTTACTGATTCTGTACCACCCTAGGAGTTGAAGACGGTTCCCATAAGATGGTGTCTGTAAGAAAATCCAGGGAGTGAGGTCCAAAGGGCTCCTTCCCCTTTCCCACGTCTCCAGGGAAAGGGTTCAGGGTTCCCTCTCCCCCAGGACCCCAATCTGTCTCAAGGCATCAGCATCCCTTCCCCTATCAGGCCCTGCCATTCAGCCACCCCCAAATCCAGGCAGTGCCACTTCTCAGTCTCGCAGGACATTTCCAGACAGTCCCAAGGCCAGTatcttggtcccaggacccacTCCCACTGGAGACAGTGTTCCCTGACCCCACAGCACCCTACACTGAGTGCCCAGAGGCCTAGGGAGCTGGATCCTGACGTGGCCTGTGCACCCTGCTCACTTCAAAAGCAACTTCCTACCCTTGCCCCCTCCCAACTCCTGTCCAACTTTTTCAGCTCAACTGGGAAATCTCCCAGTGTCTCTCCTGGGCTTCCAgagcccctgccctccctctggcAAACTGATCCTGGGAGGGCCCTCCCCACCCGCTGGAGTTGTCTTCTTACggccccagctctgcccagcaGAGGGCGCCGTGGAGCGCCGGTCTTGAAGGGAGATGGAAGGGGAGGGCAGTCCTCCCCTTGGCcaggctgggggggtgggggaggtaggtTGATAAGAGACTGGGGGTTTATACTGAAGAGTGAGCCTCTCCAGGCAGCTTCGGTCAGCTGGGTCTGGCCAGGTGCCTGTGTACTGGCTGGCAGGCGTCCAGCACCAGCCCGATCACCAccagactgggggaggggagtaaggTTCATGAGTGTGCGCCCTAGAGCCCTGCCTTGGACCTGGATTCGAGCACCCCCATCCCAGGCCCCCAGCTCCTCCGTGTGCCCCTCAGCCCCCAGGATTGGCTGCCCATGTGCTCAGTCCTCCTTGTCTGCGTGCACTTGGACCACATGTGGCTGAACGTGGACACCACCATCGTGTCTGTCCCAGAACCACCACCAGGGCAGCCAGGTGCATGACCCTGCTCTTGCGCAAGGATTGGACACGCCTActctggctccccacccccaccccacccccatttccgAACCCAGGGACCCCACCTTAGCCCAGAGTTCCACAGGCTTACCAAGCCAACACCTTCCCATgcccgaccccccacccccaccactgaaATCGGGAGCAGATCCTGGGCCGCGGTCACTTCGGGCTTCAGCTTCCTCAACTCCCATCTGTGGAGCCTCCTGTCCCAGTTCATGGCGGTGCTTTGTAGACCAGACCAGAGCCACCTGGAAAGCTCCAAACACAAAGGGGAGTGAGGGGAAAACACCTCCTGGGGGCCATGGGGGAATAGGGTTTGCCAGGGCAGGACCCTCCAAACTGCGAGTTCCAGGCCGTGGGTATGCACATGGTGGGGGCCTGGCTTTGGAGCCTAGGAAGTCGCCAGCTTGTCACTAGCGTTCAGTCCTTTAGCTTGTCTTGATTGGGCACCTGTTGTACGCTCCTGGCCAATAATTGTCTGTTTCATGCATTTCCATCACTCACTGAACATTGGGACGGTCACATAGCCTGCGACCAGCCTGTGCTGGCTGGTCCCGGAGACCCCAGGACCCATTCTTATCATCCCTGGTCTCCCAGGACCCCTGTTCCAAGGAGGACCCACCTCTGGGAAGGCGACCCAGGGTGCATGCCTACCAGTATGGGGATGGTGATGGGCAGGCACTGAGGCTCCAGGACCCCCAAGCTGTGCATCTTAAAAGTGGACACAGATAGGCAAAGTCCTTTCTGATGGCACGGCCTGTGGCTTCCTCGGCATGGAGGTAACGGACGGGTCCGGCTGGGAATGCACTGTCCTCTAGACAGACTGGATCCTTCTACACCCTCACTACTCCTGGGCATCACCTGGCATGTCTAGAAATCTGAGGCTCCACCGTGGGCCTGAGGCAAAACCTGCACTTTAATGGGGTCGTAAGTTGACGCGTGGACACAGGAGAATCAGCCCTCAGTGTTGAAGAAATCCCCAGGCTCAGggctcttggctggctcagtcagaggagtgtGAGTCTTGACCTCGaggctgtgagttcaaggcccaagTTGGGTCTAGAGGGTCACTTAAATaagcttttaaagaaagaaatccccAGGCTCAGGCCAATTAAGTCAGAATCTCCAGGAGCTTCCTTCTATCTCTTTGTAAACTCCTAAAGCTATGTCCATGTAGAGCTAAACTTGAGAATCAGGGCTCTGCACTCTCCCTTTGTCTGTGTGTCCAAAGTCCCTGACCTCCAGCAGACCAAGCCCTGTGGAGAGGGGTCGCCTCTGGCCGGCTGGGCCGCACACCCCCATAGGGCTAGTTTTGCCCACTCCTTCCGCCCACTGCtttccctgctgcctgttcttGTCCCTGCCCtcagtctccctccctccccaagggGACAAGGCCTTAGCTAAAACACACGCaggccacccaccccccaaatctGCCACCCCAGCTGGGCCCTCTGCCCCCCACAACCGTCCACGACCCATGTGACATGTGCACCTCTAATAGGGAAGTCCCGCTCAGAGCTGAGAATCCCGCAGTGGGGAAGTGTGGAAATGAGGCAGGAGGATGAGGCAACAAGAGGCGGCAGGAGGGCCCACCCATCCCGCTCTCTCAACTCCCGAGTCTCCGGGCCCAGAGCTCCCCCTCCCAAGGAGGCCCTCAAGGCCACGCACGGAGTCCTCCCTGGAGACCACAAGTCTGCCAGCCCCCAGAACCACAGAGTCAAGCAACTGGTGACCGTGTTGGGCATGGGCTGACAGCCAGTACACGAAGCACGGAGACCACAGAGACAGCAGCAGGCAGGACAGGAGCCCAAGCGCCAGGCAGGATCTGGGGACAGGCAGAGGCTGTCTCcgcctcctttccttcctctgccctcccaacGCGGccagcatcccccacccccatggggcCCGTGGAGCAGAAGCCACAGTCACTtcctgaaggcagcagcccagctCAGGTCCCACTTGCCCTGTGGCCCATCACCCGCCTGCAGCCATGGTGAGTGAACCCCCAACCCTAGgcgaccccaccccaccccgggaaACGGCAGAGACCATCACAAAGACCCAGAGGTGGGAAGCAGCCAGGATGTAccactgggagagagagagcgccgaatcctaaccactagaccaccagggaagATCTAGGATGTACCACTGGGACAGCTGGGGCCCCAAGGGGCCTGTggcccaggctggggctgggactTTAATagggggaagaggcagacagCCCAGACGACTCTTCTCCCAGGTCAGCATGAACAGCAAGCTGGGCACGGGCCAGGGTGAACAGAGGGGCTTCCTGCAGGTGACGAACTGGGTCGTGTACCTGCCGCCCACACCCGCTCCAGCAGTCACCCGAGACCTAAGCTGCTGACCCTGATTTCTCTAGTCCCGTGCGTGACCTGGGAAtccttcccccaacccacctGGAGAGGGGGCTTTAGTAGACGGATTTCAGGCCCGAGGTGGGAATCGCTACCTTTCCTTGTTCTCCGGATGGGGAAAGTGAGGCACGGCCAGGAGCAGTCTCCGTGGTTCTGCCCTAACCACCCACACCCCAGTCTCCTAGGGTCCAGGTGGAGCCAGGCCTGGAGGCCTGCAGCGGGGCCCCCTCTGGTCAGAGCAGGCCTGGCCTACCGGGATACCCCACCTGTGTCTGGGACAGAGAGCATGGGGCTGGTGGAGACCATGTCTGGGACATGACGTGTGCCGCCGATGGGGCACGGGCCCGAGCAGGCCACTGCTTGGGCcggcctgctgctgcttctgggtGCCGTCCACTGTGAGTGGCCCGACCACCAACAGAGGGTATCTGGGGCTGTCAGAGTCTGACCCCACATGCTTCCAGGTCTCTTGTCTCTCCACATCTCTCTGCACGCGTCTGTGGCGATCAGACTCGGCGTGGCTGAGTGTGCGCCTGTGTACCCTGCGTATTTCAGTGGGCACCTACTGAGCACCAGCAGCGCGCGTGCTCTGGAGGACAGCAACGAGGGAGCCCAGTCGCTGGCCTTCCACGGgggctgaggggcagagagaaccaaaacagaaaagccaAGGCACACCAGTGAAACAACGTAAAATAAAACCGTATGATACACAGTGGCAGGCACTGAGAGAAAAACGTAGGTGGGGGAGAATGGAGATTCTCCGAAGGGGAAAtcgatttttttaaatgagggtgGTCTGTGAGGAAGGCGCCTCCAGTAAGAAAACATCCGCAGAGACCTGGAGGtggaaaaggcaagaagcagACTATGGGGAGAAGTGTCCCAGGCAAGGGGCAGGACGAAGGCCCCAGAAGAGGGCTTGGGGCTGGGGGGGAAGAAAGCAGGGGCGAGGCGGGCAGGCGGAGGTAACCTGGTAAGGGAGACGGATCGCCAGTTTAGGGCCTTCAGGAGGTCTTTAGCTTTTACCGTGGGGAAACAATGCAGCGCGGCCAGATTTGGAGCAGAGGCTGTTCTTCCGGCTGCTGTGGGAGAGGGGCCTGGCCAGAGATGGGGGTGCGGGGGGCAGAGTGGAGGCAGGAGACCAGGGAGGAGCCTGTGTTCCTCCAGCCAGCACAACAGTGGCACGGGCAGTGAGAAATGGCTGGATTCTGAATGTGTTTTGAAATTAGAACAGAAGGCACTAGGGACGCGGAGCGCGGAAGCACAGGACATCTCAAATATACTTAGAAGACATCACCAACCGACAGGGAGGgctaggggagcagcaggctatGGTGGAGCATCGGGAGGCTGAGTTATAGGGGCGAGGTTGAGGGCATATGCAGTGCCTCAGAGATCTCGGGACTCCGGGGCGCCTGGAAACAAATGTGGGAGGCCCTGGGCAACAGGAGAGCAAGCCAAGGACAAAGGATGGCCAAGAGGGCCTAGGAGAAACCCTTGTGTGAACCCCCGCCTGACTGGCTCCATGTCCCTTAGGGGAGCCATCAGGACTTCCGGAGCCTTCAAGCCAAGTTCCAGGCCTCTCAGCTGGAGACCAGTGAACaccccaaaaaacccccaaagccTGAGTTCAACAAACTTCTAAAGAAGTTTCCACCACCTGAGCCAAGCGAGCATCCCAAGAAGCCCCTGCAGCCCAGCTGTAACGATCTGCCTCCGAAGCCCGccaaacctgagccaaaggagccCTCCAAGAAGTTCCCACAGCTCAACGCCCCTCAGAAAGCTTTGCAGCCTGAGCCTGGCCATCCAGCCAGGCCCCCGACAGAGCCCAAACCCAGTGCCCTCCTCAAGAAGCTCCAGCAGCCTGAGCCCAATGAAGCCACCCCAGACCCTTCACAGCCAGACCTCAGTACCCTTCTCAAGAAGCCCCCACAGCCCGAGTTCAGTGTGCACCCCAGGAAGCCCCCGCAGCCGCAGGTCGGTGGCCTCCCTAAGAAACCCCTGCCACAGTCTGAGACCAGTGAGGCCCCTCAGACGCCCCCCTGGAAGCCTGAGCCCAAAGAGCTCCACCCCTTCTCCTCACAGCCAGACCTCAGTACCCTTCTCAAGAAGCCCCCACAGCCCGAGTTCAGTGTGCACCCCAGGAAGCCCCCGCAGCCGCAGGTCGGTGGCCTCCCTAAGAAACCCCTGCCACAGTCTGAGACCAGTGAGGCCCCTCAGACGCCCCCCTGGAAGCCTGAGCCCAAAGAGCTCCACCCCTCCTCCTCACAGCCAGACCTCAGTACCCTTCCCAAGAAGCCCCCGCAGCCAGAGTTCAGTGTGCACCCCAGAAAGCCCCCGCAGCCTCAGGTCGGTGGCCTTCCAAAGAAATCCCTGCCACAGCCCGAGACCAGTGAGGTCCCTAAGACGCCCCCCTGGAAGCCCGAGTCCAGTgaactccacccccacccctcaaaaCCCGATTTCAATACATTTCCCCAAAAGATCCCAGCCCCTCAGCTGAATGACTTCCCCAAGAAACTCCTGCATCCTGATTTTGGTGACCTCACCAGGAGGTCCTCAGAGCCTGAAGTCAGTGTGTTTCCCAAGCGGCCCCGGCAGCCTGAATGCAAAGCGCCCTCCAAGAAGCCAGAGCTGGGGATCCTCCCCAGGGTGTCCTCAGAGCCCGAGTTTGGCCTGCTCCCCAGCAAGTTTCTGCAGCCTGAGTGCCAGGCCGCCCCCCGAAAGTTCTCGCAGCCTGAGTCCAGCGCTTTGCCCAAGAAGTACCTGCACACTGAGTTCTCTGGTGGTCTCCCTAAAAagccccccatccccagctctgTTTCAGAGAGCTCCCTTCCCAGTGCGGTCACAGGCTCCCGCCCCAGG harbors:
- the PRAM1 gene encoding PML-RARA-regulated adapter molecule 1 yields the protein METSLFRSPRPGWELGPEKVLRLVLPEPPPTRIPEASSDSQLTRLRQQPSSGPTCPVAHHPPAAMGSHQDFRSLQAKFQASQLETSEHPKKPPKPEFNKLLKKFPPPEPSEHPKKPLQPSCNDLPPKPAKPEPKEPSKKFPQLNAPQKALQPEPGHPARPPTEPKPSALLKKLQQPEPNEATPDPSQPDLSTLLKKPPQPEFSVHPRKPPQPQVGGLPKKPLPQSETSEAPQTPPWKPEPKELHPFSSQPDLSTLLKKPPQPEFSVHPRKPPQPQVGGLPKKPLPQSETSEAPQTPPWKPEPKELHPSSSQPDLSTLPKKPPQPEFSVHPRKPPQPQVGGLPKKSLPQPETSEVPKTPPWKPESSELHPHPSKPDFNTFPQKIPAPQLNDFPKKLLHPDFGDLTRRSSEPEVSVFPKRPRQPECKAPSKKPELGILPRVSSEPEFGLLPSKFLQPECQAAPRKFSQPESSALPKKYLHTEFSGGLPKKPPIPSSVSESSLPSAVTGSRPRLPLSPGLGARKQRSGARSHSGGSRLGLKSSYPPQRRPLPSVSSLGPPPAKPPLPPGFRDVQSFWKATATATALRRTGSAGILQAQQTEDILQYSSRDQEEAYELYDDVEPMDNSSPGHKGRGGVQKARGNPLEFTTQEAGLRSRWTDEVPSTQQPPRPTQNPELRREKAPQPQHLPPADLKTLKQIRKAEKAEREFRKKFKFEGEIVIHTRMMIDPNAKTRRGGGKYLGIRRGEILEVIEFTNKDEMLCRDTKGKYGYVPRTALLPLETEVYDDVGFWADPLESQPSPQEQ